The Haliaeetus albicilla chromosome 23, bHalAlb1.1, whole genome shotgun sequence nucleotide sequence atcatctgcCCGGTGGTACAAGATCCCACAGCACGGCCCAAGGGGGTGGTCCCGACCCCCCCGCGGCCACAGAGCCTCACCCTCCTCGGGACACCACCAGGTTGACCTTCACTTTGTAGGACACCAGGATGCCCAGCACCTCCTTGTCCATGCCGGGTCTCAGGCTAGGAGAAAGGAAGAGTGGAGTGGTGAGGTGGGCACTGCTGCTCTCAGACCCCATCCGCTTCCCCCACAGCAGCTCCAAGGGCTGTCTCCATGCCCCATTTTGTGTGGGGTACCCTGGGTTTTAGCAAGAAAGGACAACACAACGTGGCAGtaaaaagagaggggagggcaGGTCATTTGGCTGAAGCCACAGAGCAGTTTCTGGAGGCCACTTGAGCTGTCTGAGCTGGGATTTACTCACGAGATGAGACCCAATGCAGTTCTGCAGAGGGATACAGGGGCTTTGGAGTGGGACTGGGAGGCTACGGCTCTCTTACGGGGTGGAGAGGTGGATCTGTGGCCATGTCACAAAATCCCCACATTTTCCAGCTGGACAGGGTGGGCTCAGGCacaggaggtgggggggaaccTTGATGGGAGCCCAGAGCATCCTGAGTATTGGGAAGCGGCCGGAGAGGAGGGAAGGCATAGGTCCTGCCGTGGCGGGGAGTGGGGGAGCCCGCCTGGCTCTTACATGGTGGTGGAAGCCAGGTTGGTGTCCTCGTGCTTGAGCTTGCCATCGAGAGCAAGGCCTCGCTTCTCACGGTTGGCCGAGAGCGTGGGGGTGATGGAGTACGTTTTGGAGAAGGTGGAGTTGGCTGCCACGTTCTCGCTGgaaggggtgggagaggagagctcaGAGCCAACACCAGCCTGGTGGGTGCTCATCACCCGCTGGGGATGCTCAGCATCGCACCAGGCACGTAGGCAGAGCCAGACCCCCCCTACCCTGCCCTCCCCACGCAGCTGCCTGGGTCTGTTTCCTCCTTTCGTTCCTTTATACAACCACTTCTTTTTCCTACACCTCgcctctgctgcagcctgcctggTTCTCAGGGGCACAAAGGCTGCAGCTGGCCTCAGAGATGCAAAGTAAGGAGACGAAGCAGCCGGGGGGGCAGCTGCGCACGTTCCCCCAGGGACCTCCCCAGCCAACACCAGCTtgtgctgggggggcacagtgtccacagccttccctctcctctgcttcctctgcACCTGCTCTTCTAACACTGATATTTTTGCTGCCTGGTGTAAAACTGTCTTCCGTCTCCCCATCactctcccccccctcctcctttctcttcctccttctggcCGCGATGCCATGCCACCCCCAGTCCCTTTTTACTTACTTTATCTCCTCGGTGCACACAGTCTTCGTGTATTTATCCAGCGAATAGAGGACCACATCTGTGATCTGATCAACTGAGAAGAGACAAGAGAGAGCAGCGTTGGTGACATGGCAGAGGCACGGGCGCACAATCCCCATCTCCAACCCGGAGGCTGGGACGTGGCGGGTGCCGGGACAtgcccctgctgcctcctctcaCCTGagagcttaatttttttcacaatcTTGTTGGTGGTGTTGTTGATGTTGACGGTCACATTGATGGGGTCTCCATGGTAGTAGATCTGCAGTGGGAAGATGCTCGGTTACACGACTGGGCATCCTGGTCCCCGTCTCTGGGGACACAGGTGGTGGCACAAGCCAGGCGATGGCTCCTGTACTGACCTCCTTATCCAGGGAGGCTTCAAGGTGCAGGGGCTTGTCGGACATCATGAACTGCCGGGTGGTCTCCGACTTTGGGGCTGGCCCCGTCACCAGGGGTGCAAACTGGATCTTGCGGATGATGAGGCGCACCGAGTTCCTGCGGGGCAACAAGCGGTCACCCCCAGTAGGGACGTGTCAACACAGCCTTCGAGGGGGACACGTCGGCTGTCTTCGGGGACATCACAAGGTCTCTAGCCAAAGGATGCAAGCTGCAGCCTGCTCTTAGGACATGGTGGGCTCTGACACGGGGACCActgcccctccttcaggcaaAGTACCCGATCCAAGTGTGGCACAGGCTGACAGCAGGTCCTCAGCCCGACCCCTGAGCTGGccatggggaaggaaagggatcCCCTTCAAATACCTCTTGTGAATTTTCTCCTCCAGATTTTCAGCACAAAATCCTTTGACCTCGAAGTCCACGCCACAGGCCTGGGAGGAGATGTACGGTCACTAAGCAGGAGGGGCTCAGAGCTGCCTGAGGTTTAGATTcattcctctccttcctccaccaCATCCCCGGAGATCCTGGTCCCGACTCCAGCCATCCTTCCTCCCCAACCCTCACCCCATGGGCCACATCCCCAtgaaagagaagcagctctCATTTTTGGCACCCCACAACTTAACCCCCTGCCAGGAGGGAATGGGTCTGGGGGACACAGCTCGGGGACAGCAGCTCACCTTTCCCACATCATCTGGTCCTGGCTGGAGGGTGACTGAACAGGGCAGGTTGGTGGCAATCTGGGCAGaacagggaaagagagaaaaaagtaaattaagagCATGCCCAGAGATGAGTCCTGGTGTACACCACAGAGATGTGTGGTCAGAAAGGGCTGAGCAGCCCTTACCTCGAAGGTGAAAGGGTAGGCATTCTCCCCAAGCTTCTTCATCAGCTTCTCCTGCAAAGGAGTGAGGGTTTTGGGTGTCTGGTCCGGCACCGGTGGGAAGATCTGGGTGGTCAGGACATAGAGGTCCTTCCTGAAGGTCAACCCGATAACGTCGAGGTCATCTCGGCCATAGCGAAATGCGCAAGTCAGCGTCACGTACACTGAAGCCGGATGGAAATGGAGAGGAGCAGGGTTAGGGGAAAGGTGAGGTAAAGGGAGGGCATGGGGTGGGGAAAAGGGGTTgaataaagaggaaagaaagaaaaactactgTAATAACTCTTCAGCAGAAATACGACTCTGTTATCAGGACCTGGACCTCAAACACTAAATATAAAGTGAACAAGATTCATCACATCTTTCTGCAAGGCCCGGGTAGCTTCAGAGCTGGTGCCCCAGGCAGAATAGATGAGAAGAAAGAGGCAGCCTTCTCCTCCAGGTCAGCTGCTGTGGCCCTGACATACAACAAGCTGTAGATGACCCATTGCAGCTTTAACCTGACTACAGTCCCAGGTTTCTGGTGAGCTTTGCACTGGTTTCCATCCCTTCCTCTTATAACGTGGGATTTTCTGTATTAATaccttttctgtcctttaggTACTCTGGGTCAATCAGGCAGATGCCATCTGCAAATAAACaaagaagaagggagggtgAGTTCAGCTGCCCAGGAAGATCCTTGCAAAAACACAGCgctttttaaattcaaataatCTGCTCATCAGCTGGGAAGGTGACTGAGGGAAGCTGCCAGTCGGGGGGATGGCGGTGCCTCCTCCAGCATCTCCACCAGCAGCTTGGCCAAGTTGTTTTGCAAAGGGACTTTGTCCCTTTCCTCACCATTTTTCTGTAAGGGTATTTGCAGGAAAAACGGGATGTTTGCTCCTCCGGAGCTGCCCTTGCTCCTCCTGCTCCGGAGGGAAGCAGAGATGAGCAGCCACCAGCATAGGGACTGGTCTCTCTGGCCGCTCACTCCCCATGCCTCCCCCTCCATCACGGGCATGGCCCCACTCACCTACGGAGTCCACTGACTCCACATGATCCACAAAGTCTCTCTTCCCCAAGTAGATGGATAGCTGGAGGCAGCAcacagtgaaaggaaagaaggaaacaagTTAGTGTTTGCCGTTAAATTGGCCAAAATTTTCAAGCCCCGAGTTGTGTCGTGGGGCTCATTAACCCTGTTAGCCTGTTGGACCAGACATTGCATTTAAGGGTTCgtatagttttgtttttttaatttctactttGAAAAGCAAGCCTTGCGGTGGCATCGTGGCAGGTATAGCAGGAATCAACCAGATCTCAAAAGGAAGGGCCAGCCTGTGTCCCGTCCCATGGGCAGAGACACCCCAGAGgagccccagcacagcctgcatGTGGGCACACAGTCCCGTCTCTGCGTGCGTGGACTCACCTTGCTGTTGGGGCTGGTCTTCTTGAACACCCTGTGAAGGAAACACAGGCAGACGTGTTGGGAATGCCCTGGACCAGGCTGGATGCGGCACAGCCCGCtcccagggtggggagggagagggcgGCTGTTCATCTTCGTGGGGCAAGGAGGTGACGGCTTCCCTGAAAGCATGCTGCATCTCCAAGAGCTACGCCAGAGCGTGCACAGGATGGCCTGGCCTTGGGGAATTCAGTGTCCTGCAAATTTGGAGCCCAAACCCCCCTGCCCAGTCTCACTGCCCCAGGGGATGTCATGCTCCTGAGCTCAGCGTGCGACCATCAAGGAGGGGTGCATTAGCCAGCTGTGTCTTAAGGGCAAGTGAGAAAGCACcaacaagcagaagaaaagagaaggccCTTCAATGACCCCATGACAGCTCGGTCCATCTTGCTACAGTGAGCTCACATACCTGCACGCAGGGGCAgtgggtggggggagctgggggggggctcacTTTCTCGCCCCATCCAGGGTCAGGGCACTGGGTCTCCCCCACTCCTACCCTGCAGCATCCTGCTCCatcccaatttaaaaaaaataaaatagaggcACTTACTTTGCTCCTTCTGCCATTTTAAGTCAGCGGCTGCGCAGGCAGGGATCTGCGGGGAGAGATGGAGGGGGCACGCTGGGCGAGGCAGCGGGGAAGGGGCAGCCGCCGGCCACTGCCAGCCAGCGGGACAAAATCGTTCATGTCCCAACgaactgcagagctgcagcactgctgggcaTTTCGCCTTCACAGAGCTCGGACGCTCAGGATtcagctggggctgcccagctTCAGGGCGGCACACAAGGCACGTGGTAGCATCTGGAGACCTGCTGGGGCAGGTGAGCCATGCAAGCCCCTTGCCCCCAGCCAAAAAGGTGGTCAAGAGGaggtggaagagaaaaagggagagcGATGCCCCAGGCAGGCACGCTTCAGAAAATAGGAAGCACAAGGGTGACTCCCAAGGGAACAAGTTCAAGGCTgggaaaggcaagaaaatgaagacaagGGCTTACGGAGTTTCAATTTTATGAATTTTTCTTGCCTGTGTGAAATTGGCTGTCATGACTTAATGGCAGGAATGGGACTCATTTTGTTCTGTCACTCACGGGAGAGCGAGGAAACCACAGGCAGAAAGGTCGAGGGCAGCTTAACCGCCCCGTGGGTAGGGGGGTCTTGGGTTGCACGGCCCCGACCCACAGCCCCTCTGTCCCCGTCCCTGAGCTGGCTCTGGGAGGGCAGCGCTGGCAGCTCTGTCTTCACACCGGGAGCCTGTCCAgggctgcccagccctgcccgtcTGCGCTGCCTGTGTTTTGCTTGCTCAAGCCTGGCATCCAGAATTAAACCGTAAATATTGCACTGATCACCAGCTGATTTCACCAGGAGATTAGATGGGATGAGCTCAGCTTCTTAAAGTTAGGCAGCTCTGACATTAGCAGAGCTTAAGGCCAGGTAGGATTTTAAGCCCCAGGGGCATGTGGGCAGAGTTGCCTCTTTATGCAACcgcagggatgctggggagaaggaagaaattgaTATGGGGGGGAGGAGATGATCCTCCTCCCCATGGGAAAACAAGGGATTAGCCCCAAACACAGGATCTTTGCTTCCCTCAGGTGCCACGGGATGTGAAGCTTGAGCATCCTTGCCCACAGGGTTTCTTGGGCAGCAGCAAGAGAAGGTGCAAAGGGAGTGGGAGCAGAGCGGTGCTGCAGACTCGGCCCTCTCCAGAGCCCAGGAGTTGGGGACGAGGCGATGAAAGGTGGAGGAGAGAAGAGCTGAACTCCTCCTCTGCATCTCCCAAGCCCCAGAGAAGGGACTTGGACCCCTCCTGGCTTGGCTAAGCTCTCCCATGCTGCTACCTGACCCCTCCACCCATGCCCACTGACTCGGCCACACAGAAACCCTTTTGGccacatttttcccctttcagccCCAAACCACCCTCCTTCCAGCCACAGTCCAGCGCCAACGTCCCTGCCCCAAAGTGTTTTACAAACCAGCAGAATCCGTGCCCCAAAGCACTGGCAGGGcccaggcagcagagcagacaGCACTCACCTGGCGGGTGGAT carries:
- the ARR3 gene encoding arrestin-C, producing the protein MAEGAKVFKKTSPNSKLSIYLGKRDFVDHVESVDSVDGICLIDPEYLKDRKVYVTLTCAFRYGRDDLDVIGLTFRKDLYVLTTQIFPPVPDQTPKTLTPLQEKLMKKLGENAYPFTFEIATNLPCSVTLQPGPDDVGKACGVDFEVKGFCAENLEEKIHKRNSVRLIIRKIQFAPLVTGPAPKSETTRQFMMSDKPLHLEASLDKEIYYHGDPINVTVNINNTTNKIVKKIKLSVDQITDVVLYSLDKYTKTVCTEEINENVAANSTFSKTYSITPTLSANREKRGLALDGKLKHEDTNLASTTILRPGMDKEVLGILVSYKVKVNLVVSRGGILGDLTASDVGVELPVILMHPKPADDKPRSEEDIVIEEFARQKLKGEKDDEEEEANKEES